In Kiloniellales bacterium, the genomic window AGATGGTCACCACGGTCGCGCACGGCCGCCTCGGCCCGGTCGAGACCCTCGGCCTGCCGATCAAGCTGTCGGAGACACCGGGCAAGGTGGCACGGGGCGCGCCGACCTACGGCGAGCACACGCGGGAGGTGCTGGCCGAGTTCGGCTACGGTGCCGCCGAGATCGATGCGCTGATCGCCGCCGGCGCGGCGCGCTGACCCGCGATGACCCAGGAAGAGTACAACGACTTCTGCAGCCGCCTGCCCGCCACCTCCCACGTGGTCCAGTGGGGCGGCTCCCACGTCTGGAAGGTCGGCGGCAAGGTCTTCGCCATCGGCGGCATGAAGGACGGCGTTCCGAGCTACACCTTCAAGACCAGCGAGCTGTCCTACGAGATTCTCAAGGAGCAGCCCGGCCTACGCCCGGCGCCCTATCTGGCCTCGCGCGGCATGAAGTGGATCCAGCACTACGCCGAACCGGGCCTTACCGACGGTGAGCTGCGGGACTACCTGCGCGAGTCGCACCGCATCGTGTCGCTCGGGCTTTCCAAGAGGAAGCAGCGCGAACTGGGCCTCGCGCCGCCGCCCGGACCCTAGGGCACCTACACAAGAGCGGACTTTTCGGCGCCGCTCACCGGCGACTGCATGCGGTCAGTTTCGCAGTCGCCGGTCCCGGCGGCCCCCGCGGCATACTGCCGTCGATATCGAAGGCTCCGCGTCGTCATGGCCTCAGCCATGAGCAGGCGCATCAGGGATTCGCAGCCGAGAAATCGAACGATCATGCCGGGGCTCCAAGGCATCGACAGCGGGCAACGACTGCCGGGCTGTTGTCAGAGCAACTCATTTCAACATCCCCCAAGCGGTTGATCAAAAGATGCGAACGATTCGCAATTGCAAGCTTACGCGGATGCCGAGCCATATTGCAATTAAAAATCATTCTCA contains:
- a CDS encoding MmcQ/YjbR family DNA-binding protein, producing MTQEEYNDFCSRLPATSHVVQWGGSHVWKVGGKVFAIGGMKDGVPSYTFKTSELSYEILKEQPGLRPAPYLASRGMKWIQHYAEPGLTDGELRDYLRESHRIVSLGLSKRKQRELGLAPPPGP